A single window of Streptomyces griseoviridis DNA harbors:
- a CDS encoding LuxR family transcriptional regulator AbsR2, whose protein sequence is MSTRAHTPVTTFERDAKTLELPWPFTAREDELELVRRSLTAGSQGILVTGPAGCGKTRLATEAVRGTDRARVAGTPETRHLPFAAFAHLLPETLSLHRAVQLLSAVRLLVVDDAHLLDDASAALVHQLAVHGRTRLLVVAADGAPLPGAIARLWTGELLPRLALEPLSREDVEELLTAGVGAPPEPLTLSRLHRLSQGDLRLLRDLVTAARDHGGLDRRPDTGTWTLRGPLPLTAAVRAHSARVLERTDPDDRETLDRLAFAEPLPPTADDFDLRVLERLEADGLIRTDDRGAVHLAHPLHGPALRAAAGRLRARRLARTPGSHRPALEAETAALERRIAHGDLRAAAAPLGEWLAEEGARVPAGHAAVRARTARLRGELREAAAWAREGLRQTPQDASCRTELVLAAAQSGDATAAAEAVGPGPVPAGAAVWLTVVAGDTEDALEMIYDGGREPLALYDAVRLGVPEKVADRLPHGSLFALHADALARGDGPALDRVAAALEARGHLLFAAEAHAQAVPAHRDPRAARTSRTRAVALARRCQGARTPALSGLVLGELTARQRQIVTLAAAGLSNRQIAEQLTLSIRTVGNHLYSAYARLGASDRGALPWLVQLPDARSA, encoded by the coding sequence ATGAGTACTCGCGCTCATACTCCCGTGACGACTTTCGAACGCGATGCGAAGACCCTTGAACTGCCCTGGCCGTTCACCGCACGAGAGGACGAACTGGAGCTGGTCCGCCGGTCCCTGACCGCCGGCTCGCAGGGCATCCTGGTGACAGGCCCCGCGGGCTGCGGGAAGACCCGGCTGGCCACCGAGGCCGTGCGGGGCACCGACCGGGCCCGGGTGGCCGGCACACCCGAGACCCGCCACCTCCCCTTCGCCGCGTTCGCCCATCTCCTGCCCGAGACGCTCTCCCTGCACCGCGCGGTCCAACTCCTGTCCGCCGTGCGCCTGCTGGTGGTCGACGACGCCCACCTCCTCGACGACGCCTCGGCCGCCCTCGTCCACCAGCTCGCCGTCCACGGCCGCACCCGGCTGCTGGTCGTCGCGGCGGACGGCGCCCCGCTGCCCGGCGCCATCGCCCGGCTGTGGACCGGCGAACTGCTGCCCCGCCTCGCCCTGGAGCCGCTCTCCCGCGAGGACGTCGAGGAACTGCTCACGGCGGGCGTCGGCGCTCCCCCCGAGCCGCTCACCCTGAGCCGCCTGCACCGCCTCTCCCAGGGCGACCTGCGGCTGCTGCGCGACCTGGTGACCGCCGCCCGCGACCACGGCGGCCTCGACCGGCGGCCCGACACCGGCACCTGGACCCTCCGGGGACCGCTGCCGCTCACCGCGGCCGTCCGCGCGCACAGCGCGCGCGTGCTGGAGCGCACCGACCCCGACGACCGCGAGACCCTCGACCGCCTGGCGTTCGCCGAACCGCTGCCGCCGACCGCGGACGACTTCGACCTGCGGGTCCTGGAGCGCCTCGAGGCCGACGGCCTGATCCGCACCGACGACCGGGGCGCCGTCCACCTCGCCCACCCCCTGCACGGCCCCGCCCTGCGCGCGGCGGCGGGACGGCTGCGCGCGCGGCGGCTGGCCCGCACCCCCGGCAGCCACCGGCCGGCCCTGGAGGCGGAGACGGCGGCCCTGGAGCGGCGGATCGCCCACGGGGACCTCCGGGCCGCGGCGGCGCCCCTGGGGGAGTGGCTCGCCGAGGAGGGCGCGCGGGTGCCCGCCGGGCACGCGGCCGTACGCGCCAGGACCGCGCGGCTGCGGGGTGAGCTGCGGGAGGCGGCGGCCTGGGCGCGGGAGGGCCTGCGGCAGACACCGCAGGACGCCTCCTGCCGTACCGAACTCGTCCTGGCCGCCGCGCAGTCGGGGGACGCCACCGCCGCCGCCGAGGCGGTCGGACCCGGGCCCGTCCCGGCCGGCGCCGCGGTCTGGCTCACGGTCGTCGCGGGCGACACCGAGGACGCCCTGGAGATGATCTACGACGGCGGTCGCGAACCCCTCGCCCTCTACGACGCCGTACGCCTCGGGGTGCCCGAGAAGGTCGCCGACCGGCTGCCGCACGGCAGCCTGTTCGCGCTCCACGCCGACGCCCTGGCGCGCGGCGACGGACCCGCCCTCGACCGGGTCGCCGCCGCCCTGGAGGCGCGCGGACACCTGCTATTCGCGGCCGAGGCGCACGCCCAGGCGGTACCCGCGCACCGGGACCCGAGAGCCGCCCGCACCTCACGCACGCGTGCCGTCGCGCTGGCCCGCCGCTGCCAGGGCGCCCGCACCCCGGCCCTGTCAGGACTGGTCCTCGGCGAACTGACCGCGCGCCAGCGCCAGATCGTCACCCTCGCCGCCGCGGGGCTCAGCAACCGTCAGATCGCCGAACAGCTCACCCTGTCCATCCGCACCGTCGGCAACCACCTGTACAGCGCGTACGCACGGCTCGGCGCGAGCGACCGCGGCGCGCTGCCGTGGCTCGTCCAGCTCCCCGACGCCCGGTCCGCCTGA